A section of the Salmo salar chromosome ssa05, Ssal_v3.1, whole genome shotgun sequence genome encodes:
- the LOC106604669 gene encoding uncharacterized protein: MSQPSPSVDTQTLLQSMLQRLRLQPGSETQHGRQDQAPHGPTTAAQGQGEDGGRPWANVIGDGALVSPADDVRAAQGKGGCEKAREREMRRLDSREEFGIPVWDCNFGGSSRKGKGEEGRKQPTGSLPKLDRGQMVSSPSAAQGSPILAPSQDAGSVRGDPGGSVGALPTVMTFTGTQTGNEGHIDASPLSNSSLSSKTKGAQNHDRSVLMTSNSDFIPFDTGSQMERWCTLGNGGSEVPGHGDVMKIISPGQGVAENISSTKSMKRFTQRIKEKWRDRQGSLGKKRKAEDGVREEWKDAKQVKFQLSTRDDNVTKMSNKEGDTTTQSPIRKGQGEAPPTLSEDSGTEGQFRSPSSFEFGLGSFSLLEEILTGQEWARFLNPSQVNTLANQTPAEEVTNQFEISKSRPQDHESSRSTMTLDGVSQSGNVNSQWDFRQSELDQSYDRSADVSSSVNMNITEPSLVQEQNSKCELIQSAPKEYGHVQSQTSSDEVRPNHIPVLEFSSIKPVEVLDSSALKSRVYMNRKREHQPQEREEGRGGLKGEGGERQEDNSVPSDREEGDNFMMPVYPLKSSLSPLPLPPSSPSSSSTSHPLVTRSILRHSVFQDSESSLSMETVTKKRRMSKSRHVRFSEEVVTMPPSLLIQQYSDSEEDCGTDEDSTLDENAVIKEEVKVVPMIPQPAAALPAWILALRRKTKKKHRH, from the exons ATGTCTCAGCCTAGCCCCTCCGTTGACACCCAGACTCTGCTTCAGTCCATGCTCCAGAGACTGAGGCTCCAGCCTGGCTCAGAGACCCAGCACGGCAGGCAGGACCAGGCCCCCCACGGCCCCACCACAGCTGCCCAGGGCCagggggaggatggggggagaCCTTGGGCTAACGTCATTGGCGATGGGGCTCTGGTGTCTCCGGCTGATGATGTCAGAGCGGCTCAGGGAAAAGGGGGATGTGAGAAGGCCAGGGAGCGTGAGATGAGGAGGTTGGACTCCAGGGAGGAGTTTGGGATACCGGTGTGGGACTGTAATTTTGGGGGATCCAgtcggaaagggaaaggggaggaaggaaggaagcaaCCCACTGGCAGTCTCCCCAAGTTGGACAGGGGACAGATGGTGTCATCCCCTTCGGCTGCTCAGGGTTCCCCTATCCTCGCCCCCTCACAGGACGCAGGCAGTGTAAGAGGTGACCCAGGGGGGTCAGTGGGGGCTCTGCCAACAGTGATGACCTTCACAGGAACTCAAACCGGGAACGAGGGCCATATTGACGCATCACCTCTCAGTAACTCATCTCTAAGCTCCAAGACCAAGGGTGCTCAGAACCATGACCGGTCGGTTCTAATGACGTCAAACTCTGACTTTATCCCATTTGACACGGGGTCTCAAATGGAGAGGTGGTGTACTTTGGGGAATGGGGGGTCAGAGGTTCCGGGACATGGAGATGTCATGAAGATTATATCACCTGGTCAAGGTGTAGCAGAAAACATCTCGTCAACTAAGTCGATGAAGAGATTTACACAGAGGATAAAGGAGAAATGGAGGGACAGGCAGGGGAGTTTAGGGAAGAAAAGGAAAGCGGAggatggagtgagagaagagTGGAAAGATGCAAAACAAGTTAAA TTTCAGCTGTCAACCAGAGATGATAACGTCACTAAGATGTCCAATAAAGAAGGCGATACGACCACTCAGTCACCAATCAGAAAGGGCCAGGGGGAAGCCCCTCCCACTCTGTCAGAAGACAGCGGTACAGAGGGTCAGTTCAG ATCCCCAAGTTCCTTTGAGTTCGGCCTTGGGTCCTTTAGCTTGTTGGAGGAGATCCTCACAGGTCAGGAGTGGGCCAGGTTTCTAAACCCATCACAAGTAAACACCTTAGCCAATCAAACACCAGCTGAAGAGGTCACCAATCAATTTGAGATCAGCAAGAGCCGCCCACAAGATCATGAGAGCAGCCGATCAACTATGACCTTGGACGGAGTCAGCCAATCAGGAAATGTGAACAGTCAGTGGGACTTCAGACAAAGTGAATTGGACCAAAGTTATGATAGAAGCGCTGAtgtttcttcctctgtcaatatgAATATCACAGAACCAAGCCTTGTCCAAGAACAGAACAGTAAATGTGAACTCATCCAATCAGCACCAAAGGAATACGGTCATGTCCAATCACAAACCAGTTCTGATGAAGTGAGGCCAAATCATATACCTGTGTTAGAGTTCTCCTCCATTAAG CCAGTGGAGGTCTTGGACAGCTCTGCCCTGAAGAGCAGGGTCTACATGAACAGAAAAAGAGAGCACCAGCCACaggagagggaagaagggagaggaggtttaaaaggagaggggggagagagacaagaAGACAACTCAGTCCCATCTGATAGGGAAGAGGGGGACAACTTCATGATGCCTGTCTACCCCCTGAAatcctccctttcccctctccctctccctccatcctccccctcttcctcctccacctcacaTCCCCTTGTCACCCGAAGTATACTGCGACACTCAGTGTTTCAAGATTCAGAGTCCTCACTATCAATGGAAACAGTGACCAAAAAG aggAGGATGTCAAAATCTCGTCATGTGCGGTTCTCTGAGGAGGTAGTTACCATGCCGCCCAGCCTCCTGATCCAGCAGTATTCTGATTCAGAGGAGGATTGTGGGACCGACGAGGACTCCACGCTAGATGAGAATGCAGTGATCAAGGAGGAAGTTAAAGTTGTGCCGATGATTCCACAGCCCGCTGCTGCTCTCCCCGCCTGGATATTAGCTCTGAGGAGGAAGACAAAGAAgaaacacagacactga